Proteins from a genomic interval of Youhaiella tibetensis:
- the secA gene encoding preprotein translocase subunit SecA yields MVIAALKRIFGSANDRHVKRFQGRVDAINALEPELSKLTDEQLRARTAEFRQQLANGTKLDDLLVPAFATVREASKRALGMRHFDVQLIGGMVLNERSIAEMRTGEGKTLVATLPVYLNALTGNGVHVVTVNDYLAKRDAEWMGQVYKFLGLTFGIIIHDLSDEQRKAAYAADVTYGTNNEFGFDYLRDNMKYSRAQMVQRGHAFAIVDEVDSILIDEARTPLIISGPSEDRSDLYTKVDAIIPIIGEGDFDLDEKQRAVTFTDQGIEKLEERLAAEGLLKSESLYDLENVALVHHLNSALRAHKMFQRDKDYIVRNDEVVIIDEFTGRMMPGRRYSEGLHQALEAKEHVKIQPENQTLASITFQNYFRLYKKLAGMTGTAATEAAEFADIYGLDVVTIPTNVPVQRKDDDDAIYRTAAEKFDAIADIIIDCQKRGQPVLVGTTSIEKSEMLAELLRQKKVGEMKVLNARYHEQEAHIVADAGVPGAITIATNMAGRGTDIKLGGNLEMRVAEQAAGLEGAERDAKIAEISAKIEADKQKALAAGGLMVIGTERHESRRIDNQLRGRSGRQGDPGHSKFFLSLQDDLMRIFPVESMDSMLSKLGLEQGEAITHPWVTKAIERAQGRVEARNFDIRKNILKYDDVMNDQRKVIFEQRLDLMDSEDVSDTITEMRHDVVDDIIAKAIPERSYPEQWNTEQLEAAVKTYLNIEVPVKAWAEEDDIDVEMVRERITKAADDAFAAKEERTLKSLADSGMANPTVMRQVEKSILLQSIDGLWREHLVTLDHLSKVVGWRGLAQRDPLNEYKQEAFELFQAMLANLRELVTTQLSHVEIQTRAPEPAPAPDLSQLEETHIDPFTGENDAEGELLTRPRTAAAAAGAAGLAPIDPKLLVGVSRNAPCPCGSGKKFKHCHGAY; encoded by the coding sequence ATGGTGATTGCTGCGCTCAAGCGGATCTTCGGCTCCGCAAATGATCGGCACGTCAAGCGCTTTCAGGGCCGCGTCGATGCGATCAATGCGCTCGAGCCTGAACTTTCCAAGCTCACCGACGAGCAGCTGCGCGCCCGCACCGCCGAGTTCCGCCAGCAACTGGCCAACGGCACCAAGCTCGACGACCTGCTGGTTCCCGCCTTCGCCACCGTCCGCGAAGCCTCCAAGCGCGCGCTTGGCATGCGCCACTTCGACGTACAGCTCATCGGCGGCATGGTTCTCAACGAACGCTCGATCGCCGAAATGCGTACCGGTGAAGGCAAGACGCTGGTGGCCACGCTTCCCGTCTACCTCAATGCGCTCACCGGCAACGGCGTGCACGTGGTGACGGTCAACGACTACCTCGCCAAGCGCGACGCCGAGTGGATGGGCCAGGTCTACAAGTTCCTCGGCCTCACCTTCGGCATCATCATCCACGACCTCTCCGACGAGCAGCGCAAGGCCGCCTACGCCGCCGACGTCACCTACGGCACCAACAACGAATTCGGCTTCGACTACCTTCGCGACAACATGAAGTATTCGCGCGCCCAGATGGTGCAGCGCGGCCATGCCTTCGCGATCGTGGACGAAGTGGACTCGATCCTGATCGACGAGGCGCGCACCCCGCTCATCATTTCGGGCCCCTCCGAAGATCGCTCCGACCTCTACACCAAGGTCGACGCCATCATCCCGATCATCGGGGAAGGCGATTTCGATCTCGACGAGAAGCAGCGCGCCGTCACCTTCACGGACCAGGGCATCGAAAAGCTCGAGGAGCGCCTGGCCGCCGAAGGCCTGCTCAAGAGCGAGTCGCTCTATGACCTGGAAAACGTGGCGCTGGTCCATCACCTCAATTCGGCCCTGCGCGCCCACAAGATGTTCCAGCGCGACAAAGACTACATCGTCCGCAACGACGAAGTGGTGATCATCGACGAGTTCACCGGCCGCATGATGCCGGGCCGCCGCTATTCGGAAGGCCTGCACCAGGCCCTGGAAGCCAAGGAACACGTCAAGATCCAGCCGGAAAACCAGACGCTGGCCTCGATCACCTTCCAGAACTATTTCCGCCTCTACAAGAAGCTGGCCGGCATGACCGGTACGGCAGCGACCGAGGCGGCCGAATTCGCCGACATCTATGGTCTGGACGTGGTCACGATTCCGACCAACGTGCCGGTGCAACGCAAGGATGACGACGACGCCATCTATCGCACGGCGGCCGAGAAGTTCGACGCCATCGCCGACATCATCATCGACTGCCAGAAGCGCGGCCAGCCCGTGCTGGTGGGCACCACCTCGATCGAGAAGTCCGAAATGCTGGCCGAACTGCTGCGCCAGAAGAAGGTCGGCGAGATGAAGGTGCTCAACGCCCGCTACCACGAGCAGGAGGCCCACATCGTGGCCGATGCCGGTGTGCCGGGCGCCATCACCATCGCCACCAACATGGCCGGCCGCGGCACCGACATCAAGCTGGGCGGGAACCTGGAAATGCGCGTGGCCGAGCAGGCCGCGGGCCTGGAAGGTGCCGAACGCGACGCCAAGATCGCCGAAATCTCGGCCAAGATCGAAGCCGACAAGCAGAAGGCCCTGGCCGCGGGCGGCCTGATGGTGATCGGCACCGAGCGCCACGAAAGCCGCCGCATCGACAACCAGCTACGTGGCCGCTCCGGCCGCCAGGGCGACCCGGGCCATTCCAAGTTCTTCCTCTCGCTTCAGGACGACCTGATGCGCATCTTCCCGGTCGAGAGCATGGATTCGATGCTCTCCAAGCTCGGTCTCGAGCAGGGCGAAGCCATCACCCACCCCTGGGTTACCAAGGCCATCGAGCGGGCGCAGGGGCGCGTGGAAGCGCGCAACTTCGACATCCGCAAGAACATCCTCAAGTACGACGACGTGATGAACGATCAGCGCAAGGTGATCTTCGAGCAGCGTCTGGACCTGATGGACAGCGAGGACGTCTCGGACACCATCACCGAGATGCGCCACGACGTGGTCGACGACATCATCGCCAAGGCCATCCCCGAGCGCTCCTATCCCGAGCAGTGGAACACCGAGCAGCTCGAGGCGGCCGTCAAGACCTACCTCAACATCGAAGTGCCGGTTAAGGCCTGGGCCGAGGAAGACGACATCGACGTCGAGATGGTGCGCGAGCGCATCACCAAGGCCGCTGACGACGCCTTCGCCGCCAAGGAAGAGCGCACCCTCAAGTCGCTCGCCGATTCGGGCATGGCCAACCCCACCGTCATGCGCCAGGTCGAAAAGTCGATCCTGCTGCAGTCGATCGACGGCCTGTGGCGCGAGCACCTGGTGACGCTCGACCACCTTTCCAAGGTCGTCGGCTGGCGTGGCCTCGCCCAGCGCGACCCGCTCAACGAATACAAGCAGGAAGCCTTCGAGCTCTTCCAGGCCATGCTCGCCAACCTGCGCGAACTGGTCACCACCCAGCTCAGCCATGTCGAGATCCAGACCCGCGCTCCCGAGCCGGCTCCGGCGCCCGACCTGTCGCAGCTCGAGGAAACCCATATCGATCCCTTCACCGGCGAGAACGACGCCGAAGGCGAACTGCTGACGCGCCCGCGCACCGCCGCTGCGGCGGCCGGCGCGGCGGGCCTCGCCCCGATCGATCCCAAGCTGCTGGTCGGCGTTTCGCGCAACGCCCCCTGCCCCTGCGGATCGGGCAAGAAATTCAAGCACTGCCACGGTGCCTACTAG
- a CDS encoding L,D-transpeptidase family protein gives MSTGLFRKLAAAIVLVGVAVTLSGCGGFIGKGNAKANRPLTSAAVAKLASMGSSPGAPMMVRIFKDTSELEVWKQTSAGDFRLFKSYEICAYSGDLGPKIKEGDRQSPEGFYTITPGLMNPNSNYYLAFNTGFPNKFDRAYGRTGSDLMVHGDCSSRGCYAMTDEGIAEIYALARETFKGGNPSFQLQIFPFHMTPQNLAKQSKSPNLDFWKNIKEGYDQFEIAKVPPKWDVCGRRYVFNATGPGGVPLDPVAACPPLNQDATMLAAIKAKQAADEAVFQTEVAYVDKKESAAAAAAERDAASQAAAKARGEAIGGFFNGIGSNIGNLFGQQPAQASLDATAPIPAAKS, from the coding sequence TTGTCGACTGGTCTTTTCCGTAAGCTCGCCGCCGCGATCGTACTGGTTGGGGTTGCCGTAACCCTTTCCGGCTGCGGTGGATTCATCGGCAAGGGCAATGCCAAGGCCAACCGTCCGCTCACCAGCGCGGCGGTCGCCAAGCTGGCCTCGATGGGCTCCTCCCCGGGGGCGCCCATGATGGTGCGAATCTTTAAGGACACTTCCGAGCTCGAAGTCTGGAAGCAGACCTCGGCGGGCGATTTCCGTCTCTTCAAGTCCTATGAGATCTGCGCCTATTCGGGCGATCTCGGTCCCAAGATCAAGGAAGGCGACCGGCAGAGCCCGGAAGGCTTCTATACGATCACGCCGGGCCTGATGAACCCGAATTCCAACTACTACCTGGCCTTCAACACCGGCTTTCCCAACAAGTTCGACCGCGCCTACGGGCGCACCGGCTCGGACCTGATGGTGCATGGCGATTGCTCCTCGCGCGGGTGCTACGCCATGACCGACGAGGGTATCGCCGAGATCTATGCCCTGGCGCGCGAGACCTTCAAGGGCGGCAATCCGAGCTTCCAGCTCCAGATCTTCCCGTTCCACATGACGCCGCAGAACCTGGCCAAGCAGAGCAAGAGCCCCAACCTCGATTTCTGGAAGAACATTAAGGAAGGGTACGACCAGTTCGAGATCGCCAAGGTGCCGCCCAAGTGGGACGTGTGCGGGCGCCGCTACGTCTTTAACGCCACCGGCCCCGGCGGAGTGCCGCTCGATCCGGTCGCGGCCTGCCCGCCGCTCAACCAGGACGCCACCATGCTCGCCGCCATCAAGGCCAAGCAGGCGGCCGACGAGGCGGTGTTCCAGACCGAAGTCGCCTATGTCGACAAGAAGGAAAGCGCCGCCGCCGCTGCCGCCGAACGCGACGCCGCCTCCCAGGCCGCCGCCAAGGCTCGCGGCGAAGCCATCGGTGGCTTCTTCAACGGCATCGGCTCCAACATCGGCAACCTCTTCGGCCAGCAACCCGCCCAGGCCAGCCTCGACGCCACTGCCCCCATCCCCGCCGCCAAGAGCTGA